The Penicillium digitatum chromosome 6, complete sequence genome has a window encoding:
- a CDS encoding Peroxin 13: MATPSPPKPWERASAAGNALSTTPISGSSAASTAMTTTTNPAVSTSTTPDLPSRPSALNSVVSNTASNYSPYGASRLGTGVYGSTYGGMGAMGSPYSRFGSMGGMGSMYGGGGYGGYGGGMYGGMGAIGGMYGGMPGQDPNDPNSLTNSFGQSTQATFHMIENIVGAFGGFAQMLESTYMATHSSFFAMVSVAEQLGNLRTTLGSALGIFTLIRWFRTLIAKLTGRPPPADATALTPAAFAAFMGGRATLPDGTPAPAKPSKKPFFMFLIALFGLPYLMGKLIKTMARSQEEETKRRQLVGPNGEPGSASLDPSKLDFCRVLYDYTPETQESNGIDLAVKKGDIVAVLSKSDPMGNASEWWRCRARDGRVGYLPGPYLETIQRRPSQKAITAGSEPASRTTTMKSDPVAEGRTQSLPSLSKPEINSKIGDISPESFQKSTFYS, translated from the exons GCAGCTG GAAACGCGTTGTCAACAACACCTATCTCCGGTAGCTCTGCTGCCTCGACCGCGATGACTACCACAACCAACCCCGCAGTCTCAACGTCCACTACCCCCGACCTTCCCTCCCGTCCCAGCGCTCTCAACTCCGTAGTCAGCAACACCGCCTCCAACTACTCGCCGTATGGAGCCTCGCGCCTTGGAACAGGCGTGTACGGATCTACATATGGTGGTATGGGTGCCATGGGATCCCCCTACTCCCGCTTCGGCTCCATGGGCGGCATGGGCTCCATGTACGGAGGCGGTGGTTATGGAGGCTACGGAGGTGGCATGTATGGTGGCATGGGCGCTATAGGGGGGATGTACGGCGGCATGCCGGGACAAGATCCCAATGATCCGAACAGCCTGACGAACTCGTTTGGACAGAGCACTCAGGCCACTTTCCACATGATTGAAAATATCGTCGGTGCGTTTGGTGGCTTTGCTCAGATGCTCGAGAGCACGTACATGGCTACGCACAGTTCCTTCTTTG CAATGGTCTCGGTCGCAGAACAACTTGGAAACCTGCGCACCACCCTCGGCTCAGCCCTGGGTATTTTCACTCTCATTCGGTGGTTCCGCACCTTGATCGCTAAGCTTACAGGACGTCCCCCGCCAGCTGATGCGACCGCCCTGACCCCCGCTGCCTTTGCGGCTTTCATGGGTGGCCGCGCGACACTCCCCGATGGCACGCCGGCTCCCGCCAAACCATCCAAGAAGCCCTTCTTCATGTTCCTGATTGCCCTCTTTGGCCTCCCCTACCTCATGGGCAAGCTCATCAAGACCATGGCCCGATCCCAGGAGGAAGAGACGAAGCGCCGCCAACTCGTCGGCCCCAACGGCGAGCCGGGCTCAGCATCGCTCGACCCGTCCAAGCTGGACTTCTGTCGTGTTCTCTACGACTACACCCCCGAGACCCAGGAGAGCAACGGCATCGACCTGGCTGTGAAGAAGGGCGATATCGTCGCCGTCCTCAGCAAGTCTGATCCGATGGGCAATGCCTCCGAGTGGTGGCGTTGCCGTGCCCGCGACGGCCGCGTCGGATATCTCCCCGGTCCATACCTGGAGACCATCCAGCGCCGGCCCAGTCAGAAGGCCATCACCGCAGGCAGCGAGCCTGCTTCTCGCACCACTACCATGAAGAGCGACCCTGTGGCCGAAGGTCGCACACAGAGCCTGCCATCTCTGAGCAAGCCCGAGATTAACAGTAAGATTGGTGATATCTCGCCTGAGAGCTTCCAGAAGAGTACTTTCTACTCATGA